The Actinocatenispora sera genome has a window encoding:
- the cimA gene encoding citramalate synthase → MGTPADEFHLFDTTLRDGAQREGISYSVTDKLAVARLLDELGVGFIEGGWPGAMPKDTEFFARARTELSLRHAELVAFGSTRKAGVDVAEDKQVRALLDAQTGTVCLVAKSDVRHVERALRTTREENLAMIADSVRYFVEHGRRVFLDCEHFFDGYRYDPDYGLSVVRTALDAGADVVVLCDTNGGGLPSTVHRTVSELRGKLGGEPRLGMHAQNDTACAVANTIAAVEAGAMHVQGTANGYGERPGNADIFAVIGNLTTKLGRRVLPDGCLETMVRVSHAIAEIANIAPDTHQAYVGASAFAHKAGLHASAIKVDPDLYNHVDPAIVGNDMRILVTEMAGRASVELKSRELGLDLTGRPEVLSSVTEQVKRREAQGWSYEAADASFELLVRGELDAAPVTAFTLESYRVIVEHREDGAVVSEATVKVRVRGERVIATGEGNGPVNALDAALRAALVRHYPHLSTVDLLDYKVRILEGSHGTGAVTRVLVDSGDEQRNWTTVGVHENVVEASWRALVDALTYGVRAATPATV, encoded by the coding sequence ATGGGTACGCCCGCCGACGAGTTCCACCTGTTCGACACCACGCTGCGGGACGGCGCACAGCGCGAGGGGATCAGCTACTCGGTCACCGACAAGCTCGCCGTCGCCCGGCTGCTCGACGAGCTCGGGGTGGGTTTCATCGAAGGCGGCTGGCCGGGCGCGATGCCCAAGGACACCGAGTTCTTCGCCCGGGCCCGGACCGAACTGTCGCTGCGGCACGCGGAACTCGTCGCCTTCGGGTCGACCCGGAAGGCGGGTGTCGACGTCGCCGAGGACAAGCAGGTACGCGCCCTGCTCGACGCGCAGACCGGCACCGTGTGCCTGGTCGCCAAGTCCGACGTACGGCACGTCGAGCGGGCGCTGCGCACCACCCGCGAGGAGAACCTCGCGATGATCGCCGACTCGGTGCGGTACTTCGTCGAGCACGGTCGCCGGGTCTTCCTCGACTGCGAGCACTTCTTCGACGGCTACCGGTACGACCCGGACTACGGCCTGTCGGTGGTACGCACCGCGCTGGACGCCGGCGCCGACGTGGTGGTGCTGTGCGACACCAACGGCGGCGGCCTGCCCTCCACCGTCCACCGCACCGTCAGCGAACTGCGCGGCAAGCTCGGCGGCGAGCCGCGGCTGGGCATGCACGCGCAGAACGACACCGCCTGCGCGGTGGCCAACACGATCGCCGCCGTCGAGGCCGGCGCGATGCACGTGCAGGGCACCGCGAACGGCTACGGCGAGCGGCCCGGCAATGCGGACATCTTCGCCGTGATCGGCAACCTCACCACCAAGCTCGGGCGCCGGGTCCTGCCGGACGGGTGCCTGGAGACGATGGTGCGCGTGTCGCACGCCATCGCCGAGATCGCCAACATCGCCCCCGACACCCACCAGGCCTACGTCGGGGCCAGCGCCTTCGCTCACAAGGCGGGGTTGCACGCGAGTGCGATCAAGGTGGACCCGGATCTGTACAACCACGTCGATCCGGCCATCGTCGGCAACGACATGCGCATCCTCGTGACCGAGATGGCCGGTCGGGCCAGCGTCGAGCTCAAGAGCCGCGAGCTCGGCCTGGACCTGACCGGCCGTCCCGAGGTGCTGTCGTCGGTCACCGAGCAGGTCAAGCGGCGCGAGGCGCAGGGCTGGTCGTACGAGGCGGCGGACGCCTCCTTCGAGCTGCTGGTCCGCGGGGAGCTCGACGCCGCGCCGGTCACCGCGTTCACGCTGGAGTCGTACCGGGTGATCGTCGAGCACCGGGAGGACGGCGCGGTGGTCAGCGAGGCGACCGTCAAGGTACGGGTGCGGGGCGAGCGGGTGATCGCCACCGGCGAGGGCAACGGCCCGGTCAACGCGCTGGACGCGGCGCTGCGGGCGGCACTGGTGCGGCACTACCCACATCTGTCCACAGTGGACCTTCTCGACTACAAGGTACGGATCCTGGAGGGCAGCCACGGCACCGGCGCGGTGACCCGGGTACTGGTCGACTCCGGCGACGAGCAGCGCAACTGGACCACGGTCGGCGTGCACGAGAACGTCGTCGAGGCGAGCTGGCGTGCGCTGGTCGACGCCCTCACCTACGGCGTCCGGGCCGCCACCCCGGCCACCGTCTGA
- a CDS encoding branched-chain amino acid aminotransferase, which translates to MSAGSNTASGSAAGLATLDFEIRPNPAPVAATQRAALLADPGFGRVFTDHMATIRYSDAKGWYDARIEPFGPISLSPATAGLHYAQEIFEGLKAYHAPDGGVTMFRPEANARRMQITCDRMAMPRLPEEAFLTAVRLLVERDREWIPTQDGGSLYIRPFMFATEVFLGVKPSSEYLFCVIASPAGSYFAGGVHPVDVWVSAEYTRAAPGGTGAAKCAGNYAASLAAQAEAIEAGCDQVVFLDAVERRYVDELGGMNVFSVYGEGDDVTLVTPPLAGTILPGITRDSVLSIATDRGWRVEERPYALSEWQADAESGRLRESFACGTAAVVTPIGRIRGADLDFTIGGGVEGPVTRRLRETLLGIQHGELPDPHGWVHRLL; encoded by the coding sequence ATGAGTGCTGGCAGCAACACAGCATCGGGCAGTGCGGCTGGCTTGGCCACGCTGGACTTCGAGATCCGGCCGAACCCGGCACCGGTCGCCGCGACGCAGCGCGCCGCGCTGCTGGCCGACCCCGGCTTCGGCAGGGTCTTCACCGACCACATGGCGACGATCCGCTACAGCGACGCCAAAGGGTGGTACGACGCGCGAATCGAGCCGTTCGGCCCGATCTCGCTGTCCCCGGCCACCGCGGGGCTGCACTACGCGCAGGAGATCTTCGAGGGGCTGAAGGCCTACCACGCGCCGGACGGCGGCGTCACGATGTTCCGCCCGGAGGCCAACGCCCGCCGGATGCAGATCACCTGCGACCGGATGGCGATGCCCCGGCTGCCGGAGGAGGCGTTCCTGACCGCGGTGCGGCTGCTGGTCGAGCGCGACCGGGAGTGGATCCCGACGCAGGACGGCGGCAGCCTCTACATCCGGCCGTTCATGTTCGCCACCGAGGTGTTCCTCGGCGTCAAGCCGTCCTCGGAGTACCTGTTCTGCGTGATCGCCTCGCCGGCCGGGTCGTACTTCGCCGGCGGCGTGCACCCGGTCGACGTGTGGGTGTCCGCCGAGTACACCCGGGCCGCGCCCGGCGGTACCGGTGCGGCGAAGTGTGCCGGCAACTACGCGGCGAGCCTGGCGGCGCAGGCCGAGGCGATCGAGGCCGGCTGCGACCAGGTGGTGTTCCTGGACGCGGTGGAGCGCCGCTACGTCGACGAGCTCGGTGGCATGAACGTCTTCTCGGTGTACGGCGAGGGCGACGACGTGACGCTGGTGACGCCGCCGCTGGCCGGCACGATCCTGCCCGGCATCACCCGCGACTCGGTGCTGTCGATCGCCACCGACCGCGGCTGGCGGGTCGAGGAGCGGCCGTACGCGCTGAGCGAGTGGCAGGCCGACGCCGAGTCCGGCCGGCTGCGCGAGTCGTTCGCCTGCGGTACCGCCGCGGTGGTCACGCCGATCGGGCGGATCCGCGGCGCCGATCTCGACTTCACCATCGGCGGTGGGGTGGAGGGCCCGGTGACCCGGCGGCTGCGTGAGACGCTGCTGGGCATCCAGCACGGCGAGCTGCCCGACCCGCACGGCTGGGTGCACCGGCTGCTCTGA
- a CDS encoding 3-isopropylmalate dehydrogenase: protein MTVRLGVIGGDGIGPEVVAEARKVLDVVLPDVAATEYDLGAARYHRTGEVLPDEVLEQLAGEDVLLLGAVGDPSVPSGVLERGLLLKLRFAFDHYVNLRPSRLWAGTTSPLAGVAPGDIDLVVVREGTEGLYCGAGGSVRKGTPAEVATEESLNTRYGAERAVRDAFERAMRRPRRKVTLVHKNNVLVNAGDLWARTFAEVATEYPDVQTEYQHVDAAAMFLVTDPQRYDVIVTDNLFGDILTDLAAAVTGGIGLAASGNINPTRAYPSMFEPVHGSAPDIAGQGVADPAAAILSTALLLDHLDRPAEARRVEEAVGAEVAKRVPGEKLRTAEVGDAIATALAG, encoded by the coding sequence GTGACGGTACGGCTGGGGGTCATCGGCGGCGACGGTATCGGGCCGGAAGTGGTCGCCGAGGCGCGCAAGGTCCTCGACGTGGTGCTGCCGGATGTGGCGGCCACCGAGTACGACCTGGGCGCGGCCCGGTACCACCGCACCGGCGAGGTGCTGCCGGACGAGGTGCTCGAACAGCTGGCGGGTGAGGACGTGCTGCTGCTCGGCGCGGTCGGCGACCCGAGCGTGCCTTCCGGAGTGCTGGAGCGCGGCCTGCTGCTGAAGCTGCGGTTCGCCTTCGACCACTACGTCAACCTGCGACCGTCCCGGCTGTGGGCCGGTACCACCAGCCCGCTGGCCGGCGTCGCGCCCGGCGACATCGACCTGGTCGTGGTCCGCGAGGGCACCGAGGGGCTGTACTGCGGGGCCGGCGGCTCGGTGCGCAAGGGCACGCCGGCCGAGGTCGCCACCGAGGAGAGCCTCAACACCCGGTACGGCGCCGAGCGCGCGGTGCGGGACGCGTTCGAGCGGGCGATGCGCCGGCCGCGGCGCAAGGTGACGCTGGTGCACAAGAACAACGTGCTGGTCAATGCCGGGGACCTGTGGGCGCGCACGTTCGCCGAGGTGGCCACCGAGTACCCGGACGTGCAGACCGAGTACCAGCACGTCGACGCCGCGGCGATGTTCCTCGTCACCGACCCGCAGCGGTACGACGTGATCGTCACCGACAACCTGTTCGGCGACATCCTCACCGACCTGGCCGCCGCCGTGACCGGCGGCATCGGCCTGGCCGCGAGCGGCAACATCAACCCGACCCGCGCGTACCCGTCGATGTTCGAGCCGGTGCACGGTTCGGCGCCGGACATCGCCGGGCAGGGCGTCGCGGACCCGGCCGCGGCCATCCTGTCCACCGCACTGCTGCTGGACCACCTGGACCGCCCGGCCGAAGCCCGGCGGGTCGAGGAGGCGGTCGGCGCCGAGGTGGCCAAGCGGGTGCCGGGGGAGAAGCTGCGTACCGCCGAGGTCGGCGACGCGATCGCGACCGCACTCGCCGGCTGA
- the ilvC gene encoding ketol-acid reductoisomerase yields MAAEVFYDDDADLSVIQAKKVAVIGYGSQGHAHALNLRDSGVDVRIGLPEGSKSRVKAEEQGLRVLTPAEATAEADLISIQAPDTVQRSLYANDVAPNLAAGKTLLFSHGFNIRYGFIKPPEGVDVVMVAPKGPGHLVRRQFADGKGVPDLVAVEQDATGNAFATALSYAAAIGGGRAGVIKTTFTEETETDLFGEQAVLCGGTSALVQAGFETLTEAGYQPEIAYFEVLHELKLIVDLMWEGGIARQRYSCSDTAEYGDLTRGPRVVDAHVKAEMKKILGEIQDGTFANEWIAEDDNGRPNFTKLREEGANHPIEVVGKQLRSMMSWVDRPITETA; encoded by the coding sequence ACCTGTCGGTGATTCAGGCCAAGAAGGTCGCCGTGATCGGGTACGGCAGCCAGGGGCACGCGCACGCACTCAACCTGCGCGACTCCGGCGTCGACGTCCGGATCGGTCTGCCGGAGGGCTCCAAGAGCCGGGTCAAGGCCGAGGAGCAGGGACTGCGCGTGCTCACCCCGGCCGAGGCGACCGCCGAGGCGGACCTGATCTCGATCCAGGCGCCGGACACCGTGCAGCGCTCGCTGTACGCCAACGACGTCGCGCCGAACCTGGCGGCCGGCAAGACGCTGCTGTTCAGCCACGGCTTCAACATCCGGTACGGCTTCATCAAGCCGCCGGAGGGCGTCGACGTGGTGATGGTCGCGCCGAAGGGCCCGGGTCACCTGGTGCGCCGGCAGTTCGCGGACGGCAAGGGCGTGCCGGACCTGGTCGCGGTCGAGCAGGACGCCACCGGCAACGCCTTCGCCACCGCCCTGTCGTACGCGGCGGCGATCGGCGGCGGTCGCGCCGGCGTCATCAAGACCACGTTCACCGAGGAGACCGAGACCGACCTGTTCGGCGAGCAGGCCGTCCTCTGCGGCGGTACCTCGGCGCTGGTCCAGGCCGGTTTCGAGACGCTGACCGAGGCCGGCTACCAGCCGGAGATCGCGTACTTCGAGGTGCTGCACGAGCTGAAGCTGATCGTGGACCTGATGTGGGAGGGCGGCATCGCCCGGCAGCGCTACTCCTGCTCCGACACCGCCGAGTACGGCGACCTCACCCGCGGCCCGCGCGTTGTCGACGCGCACGTCAAGGCGGAGATGAAGAAGATCCTGGGCGAGATCCAGGACGGCACCTTCGCCAACGAGTGGATCGCCGAGGACGACAACGGCCGGCCGAACTTCACCAAGCTGCGTGAGGAGGGTGCCAACCACCCGATCGAGGTGGTCGGCAAGCAGCTGCGCTCGATGATGAGCTGGGTCGACCGCCCCATCACCGAGACCGCCTGA